From a region of the Mycobacterium sp. SMC-8 genome:
- a CDS encoding adenylate/guanylate cyclase domain-containing protein, protein MAAEPIEVGRISAFVRWVARTPWPVFTLGMLQADIIGALLVLGFLRFGLPPEDRIQLQDLPAYNLAIFLGYLFISFTVASYLTLRMLIPVMRWQRRDMLLGDRDPAETEVARMRALKMPFYRSVISATNWLLGSVVFIVASWPVASKSAPVVAVATGLGATATAIIGYLQSERVLRPVAVAALRGGVPENFRAPGVILRQVLTWVLSTGVPVLAILLALVASKFDVLTAPADRLSTTILLLAIVALVIGLSSTVLVAMSIADPLRQLRWALGEVQRGNYNAHMQIYDASELGLLQAGFNDMVRDLAERQRLRDLFGRYVGEDVARRALERGTELGGQERDVAVLFVDLVGSTHLAATRPAAEVVNLLNDFFRVVVDTVNRHGGFVNKFQGDAALAIFGAPIEHPDASGAALAASRELHDELIRVLGETEFGIGVSAGRAIAGHIGAQARFEYTVIGDPVNEAARLTELAKLEPGHVLASSIAVADALDAEALCWDVGEIVELRGRTAPTQLARPLNLISPHDVGQEVASDVSQ, encoded by the coding sequence GTGGCCGCCGAACCGATCGAAGTGGGACGAATCAGTGCATTCGTCCGCTGGGTCGCGCGTACACCGTGGCCGGTGTTCACGCTGGGCATGCTGCAGGCCGACATCATCGGCGCTCTGCTGGTCCTGGGCTTCCTGCGGTTCGGGCTCCCGCCGGAGGACCGCATCCAGCTGCAGGACCTGCCCGCCTACAACCTGGCGATCTTCCTCGGCTACCTGTTCATCTCGTTCACCGTGGCCTCGTACCTGACCCTGCGCATGCTGATTCCGGTGATGCGCTGGCAGCGCCGCGACATGCTGCTCGGCGACCGCGACCCCGCCGAAACCGAGGTCGCCCGCATGCGGGCGCTGAAGATGCCGTTCTACCGGTCGGTGATCAGCGCGACGAACTGGCTGCTCGGCTCGGTGGTCTTCATCGTGGCCAGCTGGCCGGTCGCCAGCAAGTCCGCGCCGGTGGTGGCGGTCGCGACGGGCCTGGGCGCCACGGCCACCGCGATCATCGGATACCTGCAATCCGAGCGGGTGCTGCGGCCGGTCGCGGTGGCCGCGCTGCGCGGCGGCGTGCCGGAGAACTTCCGCGCCCCGGGCGTCATCCTGCGCCAGGTCCTGACGTGGGTGCTGTCCACCGGCGTTCCGGTCCTGGCCATCCTGCTGGCGCTGGTCGCAAGCAAGTTCGACGTGCTCACCGCTCCCGCCGACCGGCTGAGCACCACGATCCTGCTGCTGGCGATCGTGGCGCTGGTCATCGGGCTGTCCAGCACCGTGCTGGTCGCGATGTCGATCGCCGACCCGCTGCGCCAGCTCCGCTGGGCTCTCGGCGAGGTGCAGCGCGGCAACTACAACGCCCACATGCAGATCTACGACGCCAGCGAGCTGGGCCTGCTGCAGGCCGGCTTCAACGACATGGTGCGCGACCTGGCCGAACGGCAACGCCTGCGCGACCTGTTCGGCCGCTACGTCGGTGAGGACGTCGCCCGCCGGGCCCTGGAGCGGGGCACCGAGCTCGGCGGTCAGGAACGCGACGTCGCGGTGCTGTTCGTCGACCTGGTGGGATCAACCCACTTGGCCGCGACCCGGCCCGCCGCCGAGGTGGTGAACCTGCTCAACGACTTCTTCCGCGTCGTCGTCGACACGGTCAACCGGCACGGCGGCTTCGTCAACAAGTTCCAGGGCGACGCGGCACTGGCCATCTTCGGCGCGCCGATCGAACATCCCGACGCCTCCGGGGCGGCGCTGGCGGCCTCCCGCGAGCTGCACGACGAACTGATCCGGGTGCTCGGTGAGACCGAGTTCGGTATCGGGGTGTCCGCGGGCCGGGCGATCGCCGGCCACATCGGCGCGCAGGCGCGGTTCGAGTACACCGTGATCGGCGACCCCGTCAACGAGGCCGCCCGGCTCACCGAGCTGGCCAAACTCGAACCCGGGCACGTGCTGGCATCGTCGATCGCCGTCGCCGACGCGCTCGACGCCGAGGCGCTGTGCTGGGATGTCGGCGAGATCGTCGAGTTGCGCGGTCGTACCGCCCCGACCCAGCTCGCCCGCCCGCTCAACCTGATCTCGCCGCACGACGTCGGCCAGGAAGTCGCCAGCGACGTCTCGCAGTAA
- a CDS encoding DNA polymerase III subunit delta' → MAGVFSRLVGQDAVEQELIAAARAARGDSAHIAGNDVSAALGTMTHAWLITGPPGSGRSVAALCFAAALQCTSDGTPGCGECRACSTTMAGTHADVRRIIPEGLSIGVDAMRTIVQIASRRPGTGRWQIVVIEDADRLTEGAANALLKVVEEPPPSTVFLLCAPSVDPEDIAITLRSRCRHVALVTPPVEAIAKVLMEADGLPERDAVWAASVSGGHVGRARRLATDDQARDRRKRALGLARDAATPSRAYAAAEELVATAEAEAKALTEGRNEAEAEELRTALGAGGTGKGTAGTMRGAAGALKDLEKRQKSRQTRASRDALDRALIDLATYFRDALLVASGATDVAPNHPDMADKVAAMAAHASPDKLLRCIEAVLECREALAVNVKPKFAVDAMVGTVGQALRS, encoded by the coding sequence ATGGCCGGGGTTTTCTCGCGACTGGTGGGTCAGGACGCTGTGGAGCAGGAGTTGATCGCGGCTGCTCGCGCGGCACGCGGTGATTCCGCTCACATCGCCGGTAACGATGTGAGCGCCGCGCTCGGGACGATGACGCACGCGTGGTTGATCACAGGTCCGCCTGGGTCCGGCCGGTCGGTCGCGGCGCTGTGCTTCGCCGCCGCGCTGCAGTGCACCTCCGACGGCACCCCCGGATGCGGCGAGTGCCGGGCGTGTTCGACCACGATGGCCGGCACCCACGCCGACGTGCGCCGCATCATCCCGGAGGGCCTGTCCATCGGCGTGGACGCGATGCGCACGATCGTGCAGATCGCTTCGCGCCGTCCCGGGACGGGCCGCTGGCAGATCGTGGTGATCGAAGACGCCGACCGCTTGACCGAGGGCGCGGCCAACGCGCTGCTGAAGGTGGTCGAGGAGCCCCCGCCGTCGACGGTGTTCCTGTTGTGCGCGCCGTCGGTGGATCCCGAGGACATCGCGATCACGCTGCGGTCGCGCTGCCGCCACGTCGCGCTGGTCACCCCGCCCGTGGAGGCCATCGCCAAGGTGCTGATGGAGGCCGACGGACTCCCGGAGCGCGACGCGGTGTGGGCCGCGTCGGTCAGTGGCGGTCACGTCGGCCGGGCGCGCCGGCTGGCCACCGACGACCAGGCCCGGGATCGACGCAAACGCGCACTCGGGCTGGCGCGGGACGCGGCGACGCCGTCGCGGGCGTACGCGGCGGCCGAGGAGTTGGTGGCCACCGCCGAAGCCGAGGCGAAGGCGCTGACCGAGGGTCGCAACGAGGCCGAGGCCGAGGAGCTGCGCACCGCGCTGGGTGCGGGCGGAACCGGCAAGGGCACCGCCGGCACCATGCGCGGCGCCGCCGGCGCACTCAAAGACTTGGAGAAACGCCAGAAGTCCCGGCAGACGCGGGCGTCGCGCGACGCGCTGGACCGCGCACTGATCGACCTCGCGACGTACTTCCGGGACGCCCTGCTGGTGGCTTCCGGTGCCACCGACGTGGCCCCCAACCACCCGGACATGGCCGACAAGGTGGCCGCGATGGCCGCGCACGCCTCGCCGGACAAGCTGCTGCGCTGCATCGAGGCCGTGCTCGAATGCCGCGAGGCGCTCGCGGTCAACGTCAAGCCGAAGTTCGCGGTCGACGCGATGGTCGGCACCGTCGGGCAGGCGCTGCGCAGCTGA
- the galE gene encoding UDP-glucose 4-epimerase GalE, with amino-acid sequence MTWLVTGGAGYIGAHVVRALRGAGLGVVVIDDLSTGLAQFVPDGVPFVQANLLDAAAVRATLAEYGVSGIIHIAGYKYAGESVHRPLHTYQQNVSAMVTLLDAATAAGIEKVVFSSSAATYGTPDTEVVDETTATRPESPYGESKLIGEWLLRDIGIATALRHTSLRYFNVVGSGSDDVFDVSPFNLFPKVFDMLLSGQTPRINGDDYPTPDGTCVRDYVHVCDIAAAHVAAARRLDDGQSVEPVYNLGSGSGTSVREIMTTMRAVTGVDFEPEVAPRRPGDPARIVAVGELAARDLDWRMRHSLTDMVASAWSARRAAGPAYPTAGAVS; translated from the coding sequence GTGACCTGGTTGGTGACCGGCGGCGCCGGATACATCGGCGCACATGTGGTGCGGGCACTGCGCGGCGCCGGGCTGGGCGTCGTCGTGATCGACGACCTGTCCACCGGCCTCGCACAGTTCGTCCCGGACGGGGTGCCGTTCGTGCAGGCGAACCTGCTCGACGCGGCTGCGGTGCGGGCGACGCTGGCCGAGTACGGCGTGAGCGGAATCATTCACATCGCCGGCTACAAGTACGCCGGCGAGTCGGTGCACCGGCCGCTGCACACCTATCAGCAGAATGTGTCCGCGATGGTCACGCTGCTGGACGCGGCCACGGCCGCCGGAATCGAGAAGGTGGTGTTCTCCTCGAGCGCGGCGACCTACGGGACCCCGGACACCGAGGTCGTCGACGAGACCACCGCCACCCGGCCGGAGTCGCCCTACGGGGAGAGCAAGCTGATCGGCGAGTGGCTGCTGCGCGACATCGGCATCGCCACCGCATTGCGCCACACCAGCCTGCGCTACTTCAACGTCGTCGGGTCCGGTTCTGACGACGTATTCGATGTCAGCCCGTTCAACCTGTTCCCGAAGGTGTTCGACATGCTGTTGAGCGGCCAGACCCCGCGGATCAACGGCGACGACTACCCCACCCCGGACGGCACCTGCGTGCGCGACTACGTCCACGTCTGCGACATCGCCGCCGCCCATGTCGCGGCCGCCCGCCGCCTCGACGACGGGCAATCCGTCGAGCCGGTCTACAACCTCGGCAGCGGGTCGGGGACCTCGGTGCGGGAGATCATGACCACGATGCGCGCGGTGACCGGCGTCGACTTCGAGCCTGAGGTCGCGCCGCGCCGGCCCGGTGACCCGGCCCGCATCGTCGCGGTCGGCGAGCTGGCCGCGCGCGATCTGGACTGGCGGATGCGGCATTCGCTGACCGACATGGTGGCGTCGGCGTGGTCAGCACGCCGGGCAGCCGGGCCGGCGTATCCCACTGCCGGGGCGGTCTCCTGA
- a CDS encoding M1 family metallopeptidase, protein MTARKRAAKKGTAPVIDPYLPGSGNFGYRVSRYELELEYKVAINRLSGTATITAVTLAELKTFTLDLSDALSVAKVTVNGKRPAQFRASHGKLHISLSDRLPAGAALTVGVRYGGTPRPIRSLWGEVGFEELTEGVLVAGQPNGASSWFPCDDHPSAKASFRVQIATESPYFALANGKLLDRRARAGMTTWVYEQAEPTSTYLITLQVGMYGRHRMAKNGVEMFAVLPDRLREEFDHDFGRQPQMMKLFTKLFGPYPLATGYTVVVTDDDLEIPLEAQGISIFGANHCDGNRRSERLIAHELAHQWFGNSVTVQRWRHIWLHEGFACYAEWLWSEHSGDRTADQWARHYHDRLKNSPQNLVLADPGPRDMFDDRVYKRGALTLHALRRRLGDTAFFALLKDWANRYRHASVVTDDFVGLAAQYTDDSLRPLWTAWLYTPEVPALDAGT, encoded by the coding sequence GTGACGGCGCGCAAGAGGGCCGCCAAGAAGGGCACCGCGCCGGTCATCGACCCGTACCTGCCCGGCTCGGGCAACTTCGGCTACCGGGTGTCGCGCTACGAGCTCGAGCTGGAGTACAAGGTGGCGATCAACCGGCTCTCGGGCACGGCCACCATCACCGCGGTCACGCTGGCCGAGCTCAAGACGTTCACCCTGGACCTGTCCGACGCGCTGTCGGTCGCGAAGGTCACCGTGAACGGCAAACGGCCGGCCCAGTTCCGGGCCTCGCACGGCAAGCTGCACATCAGCCTCAGCGACCGTCTGCCCGCGGGGGCGGCGTTGACCGTCGGAGTGCGTTACGGCGGTACCCCGCGGCCCATCCGATCCCTGTGGGGCGAGGTCGGTTTCGAGGAGCTCACCGAAGGGGTGCTGGTCGCCGGCCAGCCCAACGGTGCGTCCTCGTGGTTCCCGTGCGACGACCATCCCAGCGCCAAGGCCAGCTTCCGCGTCCAAATCGCCACCGAGAGCCCCTATTTCGCGCTGGCCAACGGCAAGCTGCTGGACCGTCGGGCCCGTGCGGGAATGACCACCTGGGTCTATGAACAGGCCGAGCCGACCTCGACATACCTGATTACGTTGCAGGTCGGCATGTACGGGCGGCACCGCATGGCCAAGAACGGCGTGGAGATGTTCGCGGTGCTGCCCGACCGGCTGCGCGAGGAGTTCGACCACGACTTCGGCCGCCAGCCGCAGATGATGAAGCTGTTCACCAAGCTGTTCGGGCCATACCCCCTGGCCACCGGCTACACCGTGGTGGTCACCGATGACGACCTCGAGATACCCCTTGAGGCACAGGGCATTTCGATCTTCGGCGCCAACCACTGCGACGGCAACCGCAGATCCGAGCGGTTGATCGCCCACGAGCTGGCGCACCAGTGGTTCGGCAACTCGGTCACCGTGCAACGCTGGCGCCACATCTGGTTGCACGAAGGCTTCGCCTGCTACGCCGAATGGCTGTGGTCCGAGCACAGCGGTGACCGCACGGCCGATCAGTGGGCCCGCCACTACCACGATCGGCTCAAGAACTCTCCGCAGAACCTGGTGCTGGCCGACCCCGGCCCGCGCGACATGTTCGACGACCGCGTCTACAAGCGCGGCGCGCTGACCCTGCACGCGTTACGCCGCCGCCTCGGCGACACGGCTTTCTTTGCGCTGCTGAAGGATTGGGCGAATCGGTACCGGCACGCCAGCGTCGTCACCGACGACTTCGTAGGCCTGGCCGCCCAGTACACCGACGATTCGCTGCGCCCGCTGTGGACGGCGTGGCTGTACACACCGGAGGTCCCTGCGCTGGACGCCGGGACGTGA